CAGTGTCGGTGGATACACAAAATAAGCTgttgacatgtacacatttacTTGTAATTCAGTTAATCAAAACTAACTGACAAAATAAAGCTACTTTCTTGTCTGGTTTGTGCTGAATACCTCACAGAAAAAGAATCAAATCGTTGCATAAATTCGATGAGTTTATGTAAATTGAAGCGCTGTTTAGTGAATTAGACTGTAACTTAAGTAGGTGGCTTTAGTTCAAGAGAGTACTACAAGTGGGCAATATTTGGTGATGAGGGCAAATGTAATATACCGGGGTaatatcatgtttatttttgtaagtCTCTATTTTGTAAAAGAAGTCTATATTTGGGTTTTGTATAAGAAGAACTTAATCTGTTTGTCAATTGATGCTTGTTTAATACTGTTTGTTGATTctgatatatataattaattgtgATGTTTACAGGGTAAAACTCCAGCACCAAGTAAAGAAGGAACTGCAGCCATACAACAAGAAGAAGATGACTTAGCAAAAGGTAATATTGTATGATGTAACCCTCATAGAACTAATAATATAGAATGACTTAGCAAAGGTAATATTGTATGATGTAACCCTCATAGAACTAATAATATAGAATGACTTAGCAAAGGTAATATTTTATGTTACCCTCTTAGAACTAATAATATAGAATGACTTAGCAAAGGTAATATTGTATGATGTAACCCTCTTAGAACTAATAATATAGAATGACTTAGCAAAGGTAATATTTTATGTTACCCTCTTAGAACTAATAATATAGAATGACTTAGCAAAGGTAATATTTTATGTTACCCTCTTAGAACTAATAATATAGAATGACTTAGCAAAGGTAATATTTTATGTTACCCTCTTAGAACTAATGATATATAATGGCTTAGCTAAAGGTAATATTGTATGATGTAACCCTCATAGAACTAATGATATATAGAATGACTTAGCTAAAGGtaatattatatgatgtaaCCCTCATAGAACTAATGATATATAGAATGACTTAGCTAAAGGtaatattatatgatgtaaCCCTCATAGAACTAATGATATATAGAATGACTTAGCTAAAGGTAATATTATATGACGTAACCCTCATAGAACTAATGATATATTCTAAAACCTCAGTTGAACAAACTTTGTTACAGTGAACATtctgttaaaatgaacatcagtGTATACCACCTTCCTAAATATAGTTTCCCTATAATGTATTCTTCACTGTAACACATATTCAGAGTGTCTTTGTACTGTAGTTAGTACTGGtcaataccataccatactaaCTACTATCTCTGTATGTTTTACACTTAATTATTGCTAAACTTAACATCTTTTAATATCAACTGAAATGATTATTAATGTGTGTGAATATTGATTGCCAAACCATTGGGGCTGGGAGAACCTTAGCCACACTCATGAAATAATTGGTATTTTTCCATTGATTTGTATCCAGCCATTGAGTTGTCACTGAAGGAGAGTGGAAGTTCAGCCAAGACCACAAGTCTATACCCTACTGCTTTCACATCATCAGAGCCTAGAGCTAGAGAACAAAGGAAAGTGAAAGCATTGTATGACTTTGAAGCTGCAGAAGACAATGAATTAACCTTCAAGGCTGGTGAATTTATTACTGTAACAGATGACAGGTGAGTTCTTGCCAttgtttattataccatacactagccaagatgaacaaaaaatatggaatatatactctggtcattctacgtcacgacacTGCATCGATGTCAgaacaacgtgtgtctacatcactggatCTGCTGTCCTctaaatacgagtcaaaacgttcaaaattttcattactttctctgacttttctttgatattactggaactggtataattatgttattctccaaatattcggaaaatattcgtgacctaacagttgtcactatgagtcttgcaactcatagtgacaaaggccccttaggtcactcatattttccttggctgaacatggaaaaatattggggaataacatctaattatgcAAACATTCACTAGAGTTGGCAAGATAACGCCAGTCCTAGAAAATTATGAATATCTAtaccaaatgaaatgttttttcaTAAGTGAAATAAGGAAATCAGGACTATGATAATGGGATATTGTAACTATTAATTAACCAAATGATTTACCTTGTTGATATCATGTGAAGTAACTTTGTATGCCCTGTGTTCTACATTCTCTCAAGATATTGTTAAACATTTGAATACCAATGcatttgtatacatatgtgtaaacttcaaatttttATCATTCCTCTGTAGTGATGCTAATTGGTGGAAAGGCGAGAATTTCCGTGGAAGTGGATTATTTCCGTCAAATTTTGTGACAGCCGATTTAACAGCAGAACCTGAACCAGGTTAGTTATTTCATTTCTTCTGTGGTATGGAGTCTCCTGAAATTGCCCTTCCAATGTTCTTGTTAGTGTGTGGGTACAAGTAGGTAACAGCTATCCCTGTAGCAAGTGCATCCATTCATCTATGCAATACTTGTACTTTATAGGATAGGTAATGTTGTATCATAGAATATGTCAGCTATAGACACTGTTATGTATGGTGTTATGTACTTACGTCTAAATTGCCAGCTAAATGTGTAGAACCATATTTCATACACCAGTTAACCTTGTAATCGTTGGGGGCTATGTCTTTGAAATTAGAAGACTTGTTTTGTTGTATCATCATCTGTTGTATCATCATATCTTTTAGTTATCAAAGCAAAATCAGTACAGTTTAATGAAGAAGTGGAAGTGAGGACACTGGAAACACCCCCTCCAGTGGCAGAGATTGACGAAGAAAGAATGGACAGAGCTTTAGAATTATTACAAAATGCAGATCCTACTGGCATGGAGAGACCAGACACACAGGAAATGCTCATATTGGAAGGTAGGACAGACAGATGTACAAATCTTGTTGCATTGGTTTCTATGATCCTCGGTTCTAACATTAGTACTTACTTATCAGTGAAGCCGTGAGGATCAAAAGGGATCATTTATTTTATACAGGACCAACTATTTCTGTAGCAAATATTAGTTCTTGTATCACTATCCGAGAGTTCTAATATATTAtgagtaacatttcacctgttcaggaGAGTTTGACGAAGCCTGTCAACCTGAACAAACATTACTCATAAGTACATAGAATTCATGGTCGTAATACATATCAAAGAACTAATAATTACTATGTTTTATTCATCtgacgtacatacatgtagttaagtATATTTCTATAAATCTGTCCGAAAACTATTTTGTCCACCCCAATTCGATCCTAATGTGACATGCTTCTTTAATTGATCTCTTCTCTGTTAACCTCTGTTatgattaaatcattcacataacaacctctgtcctaccaggtccccatttatacagctgtGTTGTCATGCGCATAATGGTGATTTAAATCTTAGCCAAGGACTTCAGCCATTCAAAGGCAAATGACGATAGTAAGCCTCGAACTGAAAAGTTACGGATTGAAAGCTGGTCATTCTAACCATCAGACCATCATGACTAATACATTACTCAAACCCCAATATATTCATTTACTTACAGATCAGTGTAAACAGATGGGACCTCTTATTGATACAGAACTAGAAAAGATAGATAGAAAACATGCAGAACTCACTGCAATGAATGAAAAACTTCGTCAAGCTTTAGAAATGTACCATCAATTAATGAAAGATGCCCCATATTATGCATATTCATACAAACAAGttcagcaacagcaacaacaacagtatcCACAGCAACCAATGCCTCAAGGTGTCCCCATGCAACAGGTAAGTTACGCccttatttggtaatatcatggaagtatacttccatggtaatgCTGTATCCCCATTCAACAGGTAACTTATGCCCTTATTTGGTAGTActgtatccatagcaaccaatGCCTTAAGGTGGCCCCATGCAAAAGGTAAGTTATGCCCTTATTTGGTCGTActgtatccatagcaaccaatGCCTTAAGGTGGCCCCATGCAAAAGGTAAGTTATGCCCTTATTTGGTCGTActgtatccatagcaaccaatGCCTTAAGGTGTCTGTTAAAGTTTTGACAATAAATAGAATCATGCAGTTTCTAGACAATTATACAATAATTTCTAAAACAGAGATGCTGACAGATTGAGATTTTTAACTATTGTTTTATTCCCTGGACTTAATTTCAGCCATATGGTCCACCAGGTCAATATATGACTCAGGGACCCCCACCACAAGGTCAACAAATGCCACCTCCAGGTCAAGCACCTCCTATGAACCAAGGTCAAATGCCACCACAGGGTCAAGGACCGCCCATGACCCAAGGTCAGCTGCCTCCACAAAGTCAAGTTTCAATGACCCAAGGTCAAATGCCACCTCAAGGTCAGATGCCAATCATGAGCACTATGCCTCCAATGTCACAACAGCCGTCACAGATGCAGTACTCTACAAGGTAGTGTTTGCTAGACAATATAGACTATAATGACCTAATAAATGACTGTATTGACCTTacagtatagactatgtaccTAACAATATAGAGTATAATGACCAGATAAATGACTGTATTGACCTTacagtatagactatgtaccTAACAATATAGAGTATAATGAACTGATAAATGACTGTATTGACCTTacagtatagactatgtacttAACAATATAGAGTATAATGACCTAATAAATGACTGTATTGACTTTacagtatagactatgtaccTAACAATATAGAGTATAATGACCTGATAAATGACTGTATTGACCTTacagtatagactatgtaccTAACAATATAGAGTATAATGACCAGATAAATGACTGTATTGACCTTacagtatagactatgtacttAACAATATAGAGTATAATGACCTAATAAATGACTGTATTGACCTTacagtatagactatgtaccTAACAATATAGAGTATAATGACCAGATAAATGACTGTATTGACCTTacagtatagactatgtaccTAACAATATAGAGTATAATGACCAGATAAATGACTGTATTGACCTTacagtatagactatgtaccTAACAATATAGAGTATAATGACCAGATAAATGACTGTATTGACTTTacagtatagactatgtaccTAACAATACAGAGTGTATAATGACCTGATAAATGACTGTATTGACCTTacagtatagactatgtaccTAACAATATAGAGTATAATGACCTAATAAATGACTGTATTGACTTTacagtatagactatgtaccTAACAATATAGAGTATAATGACCAGATAAATGACTGTATTGACCTTacagtatagactatgtaccTAACAATATAGAGTATAATGACCAGATAAATGACTGTATTGACCTTacagtatagactatgtaccTAACAATATAGAGTATAATGACCAGATAAATGACTGTATTGACCTTacagtatagactatgtaccTAACAATATAGAGTATAATGAACTGATAAATGACTGTATTGACTTTacagtatagactatgtaccTAACAATATAGAGTATAATGACCTAATAAATGACTGTATTGACTTTacagtatagactatgtaccTAACAATATAGAGTATAATGACCTGATAAATGACTGTATTGACTTTacagtatagactatgtaccTAACAATATAGAGTATAATGACCTGATAAATGACTGTATTGACTTTTCAGTATAGACCATGTACATAACAATATAGAGTATAATGACCTAATAAATGACTGTATTGACCTTacagtatagactatgtaccTAACAATACAGAGTGTATAATGACCTGATAAATGACTGTATTGACCTTATAGTATAGACTATGTACCTAACAATATAGAGTATAATGACCTGATAAATGACTGTATTGACCTTacagtatagactatgtacttAACAATATAGAGTATAATGACCTAATAAATGACTGTATTGACTTTacagtatagactatgtaccTAACAATATAGAGTATAATGACCTGATAAATGACTGTATTGACCTTacagtatagactatgtaccTAACAATATAGAGTATAATGACCAGATAAATGACTGTATTGACCTTATAGTATAGACTATGTACCTAACAATATAGAGTATAATGACCTGATAAATGACTGTATTGACCTTacagtatagactatgtaccTAACAATATAGAGTATAATGACCTAATAAATGACTGTATTGACCTTacagtatagactatgtaccTAACAATATAGAGTATAATGACCTGATAAATGACTGTATTGACCTTacagtatagactatgtaccTAACAATATAGAGTATAATGACCTGATAAATGACTGTATTGACTTTACAGTATAGACCATGTACCTAACTACATACCGTGTAATGAcctcattatattatattcacaATAACCTGACAATACAGAGTATATTGACTTAACAATACAGAGTATATTGACCTGACAATACAAAGTATATTGACCTGACAATAGATTATAATAATCTTACATTTGGAACTGACAATATGGAGAATAATGATCTGACAATATAGAGTATATTGACCTTACCTGAACAGAGCATAttgacttgatgatattcaatATGTTTACATACATGACAAATTATTGACTCTTGATGACCACAATAATGCTTCATCATatagagagagtgtgtgtgtatctttAATCAAATCCTATTGTATCTAATAACATAACGTACACTAGGGCATCTTTTTGTGATGAGTGTCTACTCTTGCAGTAATGTTTAGGAAGATGTAACTAGTATATCAGCAGAATAGAGTGACATTATTGTATTGTTACCATGTTAACgtttgtcttgtcttgtgttTGTTACAGTGGAACACCACCAACTATCCAGTCAACAGGCTATGGTCAATCACTACCACCCATGAATCAAAGTAACATGCAGGTCCCGCAGCAGCAACCACCACCAGTGTCAAACTACAGCAACAGTGGTCCTAGCAGCATGCCTCCACCCATGTCACAACCTATGTATACACAGCCCCCTCCACCACAGCAACAACTATTGTAGTGTATCAAAAAACAACATCACACAACTAGTATCAACTCTGTATACTGCCAGCTAATGCCAAGGAGATATCAGTTTCATTTTTGGCAGGATTATGTCATTGCTAACTTTTACTGGTTTCATTTCATTCCCATTCTTCTCggtaaatagcgccctctagtggtaaaaTGTAATAGTTTAATATAAAACTCATACATTGCTTACATCACacttttttgaaagtttaaattttgaaacaaaacattgtttgCGTAAATTTTAGATTTTTCCTGATGGTGATGGCTGAAAATTATGGCATCATTTGACAGGCAATCCGGgaatattacaaaatttagaatTATTGTGATATCTGGTATACTATTAAGAATTATAAGAAAGAAGAATAACAGTGTCACAGTGTAATGAAACATTATGTGCATTTGGCATTTCCTCTCTGTGGGTATGTGTTCAACAATCCGGTGTAATTTCAATTTCTATCACTTGAGGGCGTTGTTTATCGAACCATTCACAgcatatcatacacataaaCATTCTGCTTGTTCACAACACGTAAAAGAATAGTTTGATCAATTAAATTGCAGAGCAGGAGTATTTGTTCAATAGTAAGCATTGGTTATCAGTATCTTGGAGTTTTTCTAGAAGTTATCAATTTgggaaaaaaaagtgaaatgatCAATACTAACCCATATTTGGGAGTCTGAAGTCAAAGAGGCTTACCCATGTGGGCAGTAGGAAATCACCCTTATACTTAGTGTTTGAATTCAACAAAATATGCCCATATATGGACAGTGTGAAATCACCCATATTTTTAGTGTTTGAATTGAACAAAATATGCCCATATATGGACAGTGTGAAATCACCCATATTTTTAGTGTTTGGATTCAACAAAATATGCCCATATATGGACAGTGTGAAATCACCCATATTTTTAGTGTTTGAATTCAACAAAATATGCCCATATATGGGCTGTTTGAAATCAACAAGATATACATATTAGGGCTGTCCATATATGGGCAGTGAAAAATGAACAAGATGCCTATATTTGGACTACCTTTCGGGGCTGTCAAAAGCCAACAAAACATGACCAGATTTTGACATAAATTAGCCACATGCTTGTAGATATGAGCAGTATGAACTCAACAAAACAACACTCATTGCAAGTAGCGCaactaaaatgaaatgagaTGCAGCTATTGTAAGCATTATCATCAAACAGTATAATTTCCCATCAAagttttgtaaataattaacaTTTCCTGAGAATTTTATCATTTGTAATGCCAACACTTGTTGCAATGTTTTGGAAtgtgtaatactagtatgttccTTTGCCAAACTCGGCAcattttgtatgcaaatatatgtttgtataaGATGTGAGATAATGTATGAATGGATTGTTTATAGTCCAAATAGTGTGTACATTTAGTGTCCTAAAAGTCTTTTCCCAGTATATATCTTTTTTTCCTCTCTGATACTGAGGTTCCAAAACAGTCTAGTTAAAATATGTCAGTGAATTGAGGTGATTTTATGCTGTAATTTGGTATAATAGGTATACTGAAATATTCCCATGAGCAATTTTCTGTAAGCCTTTGGTAAAAAGATAAAActaaaatgatatgaaaaacTGCAAGGGAAACCCCTCCCTTCGCCTCGCTCCCCCATAGACAAAACTGACAGAGTACTATGATTTATTGTAACGACAACTCTATGGTATGTCTTTGCATTTGCTTATAACTGCATTTGTATAATCATAAACATTcttctccaatgtctatggtataatgtaaatattatattatcattataagcTTCCAGCTATACTCAACACACAAGAAACAAGAATGACATGTGTGGTAGCAGTTGATGTTACAGCCCATAAAAATTAAAGATATGATGTGAAGCATATTACAAGGTTtactctgattggttagaaaaatTTGGCAAAAATACTTGTCCAATCAATGGAGACCTTATAAATTGTTCCACAGTGCCCAAAACTTAAAACAGAGAAATGATATAAGAAATCACCCAATTTTAGACAATATTTcatgttgatatattttctaATTTAGTTTCAATGGGAGACAGTCTAGGAAAAAAATATGATGGTAGCAGCCATATTTTAACAAACATGAATGAATTTCTTAccacatgaaatgaaaaaaccTCAATGGGGAAAACTTTGATAGTGTGTCTTGTAATAGTATTAGGATCAGTGTGTAAAGTGTTTGATGTGAGACGTTGAATGAccaattaaattaaattaaattaattaaaacCCTCTTCAGATTAAGCCCACTTAAAAGACAGTGGCCATGGCAGGATTAGGGTTTTAAATGAACAAAAACTATAATCTGAAGATTTTCTTTATGATTTCTGAAAAGTAAGACATGTCTTAAAGTTTAGAGGGAAGTATTTTTCTTGTAAATTACTAAATTTATAATTGATTGTTAATTTTCACAAATTCAATATTGATTTGTGTGCAATGATGAGATGAGTGATGGTATGACAAGATAGGAAGGTCATCTTCACAGCAGCAtcttattgtttatttgatttgatatgaagAGTTTGATTTCAGGAGATGAGAGATATACACCACAGTCTTATATATGAAAGACTGACAGGAAAATTTAGATTTAGGATATAATGTATTGTGATAGAACTATCCAAGGTATGatgctgtgtatattatacatcCCAAATCACCTCATCATATTGTTAAGTAGACAGTTATTCAATGGCAGCACTGCACGTTTCACTCATCCATTGAGTGTGTGGCGTGTCACATGTCATGTTTCACTAATCCATTGATCGTATGAAGTGGCACTCTgcatgtttcactaacccattGAATGTGTGGAGTGCCACATGCTGCATTTCACTAACCCATTGGTTGCATGAAAATACCACACTgcatgtttcactaacccattGATCATATGAAATGCCACACTGGATGCTTCACTAATCCATTGAGTGCGTGGAGTGCTACATACCACGTTTTCACTTATCCATTGacatgtttcactaacccattGATCGTATGACATGTTACACTGTGTGTTTCCCTATTGATTGAGTGTGTGGAGTGCCACACTGTGTCTCTCTAACCCATTGATCGTATGAAATGCCACACTCGACAAGTTCACTAATCCATTGATCGCTTGAAGTACCATACTCCACATGTTTCACTAATTCATTGATTATATGGCGTGCCACACTCAAATGTGGAGTGCTGCCAATGACTCTATTTTACAATTACAAGTTGAACacttaaatgtacatgtacatgtatttccaattctgttcaacacacacacaatgtccTTTCATCCGCTTCCTGGGCATTTAAAAAGTTCTTTGTGGTTATATGAATATTCAGAAAGACAAAGACGGGAACATTTTTATCCCATCTGTATATTTATTGGTACCTTAAAAACATTGTTTTCACATATGGTATTTAGTTAACAGAGGCAGATACTCCAAGAACTCCATAATTCATATTGAGACACATACAAGATACAAATAATATACCCTACATATCACTAGCCTGAGAGGTTTGCCATTGTGTTCTTGTATACTTCTTTGTTCAGTTATTACAACTGTTAACAGGAACAACTACAGAAACACCAATGACAACAGAACAACGACAATGACAACAGGAACAATGACAACAGGAACAATGACAACAACAGGAACACTGAC
This Glandiceps talaboti chromosome 13, keGlaTala1.1, whole genome shotgun sequence DNA region includes the following protein-coding sequences:
- the LOC144445039 gene encoding signal transducing adapter molecule 2-like; amino-acid sequence: MPLFSSSSPFDADVEKVTSEMNTSEDWALIMDICDRVGRVSNGPKDCLRAIMKRIKHHIPYVAMQALTLLGAAVSNCGKIFHIEICSRDFCTEARTLIAKGHPKVADKLKCLIKDWAEEFKNDPQLNLIPSLYNSLKAEGASFVASEQGKTPAPSKEGTAAIQQEEDDLAKAIELSLKESGSSAKTTSLYPTAFTSSEPRAREQRKVKALYDFEAAEDNELTFKAGEFITVTDDSDANWWKGENFRGSGLFPSNFVTADLTAEPEPVIKAKSVQFNEEVEVRTLETPPPVAEIDEERMDRALELLQNADPTGMERPDTQEMLILEDQCKQMGPLIDTELEKIDRKHAELTAMNEKLRQALEMYHQLMKDAPYYAYSYKQVQQQQQQQYPQQPMPQGVPMQQPYGPPGQYMTQGPPPQGQQMPPPGQAPPMNQGQMPPQGQGPPMTQGQLPPQSQVSMTQGQMPPQGQMPIMSTMPPMSQQPSQMQYSTSGTPPTIQSTGYGQSLPPMNQSNMQVPQQQPPPVSNYSNSGPSSMPPPMSQPMYTQPPPPQQQLL